From a region of the Methanobrevibacter sp. V74 genome:
- the dtd gene encoding D-aminoacyl-tRNA deacylase has protein sequence MKLVVQRVTSASVEVEGKIVGEIDEGLMVLVGFGDMDTTREADYLARKLAKLRIFEDEHGKMNKSVMDIGGKVLLVPQFTLYAYTKKNRPSFHKALSSDKATELFDYFTDRCSELICVETGMFGEFMKINLSNNGPVTILLEKEFN, from the coding sequence TGTTCAAAGAGTTACTTCAGCCAGTGTGGAAGTTGAGGGGAAAATAGTTGGCGAAATTGATGAAGGTTTAATGGTTTTAGTGGGTTTCGGTGATATGGATACCACTAGGGAAGCTGATTATTTAGCTCGCAAACTGGCTAAATTAAGAATTTTTGAGGATGAACATGGTAAAATGAACAAATCTGTCATGGATATTGGAGGTAAAGTTTTATTGGTACCACAATTTACTTTATATGCTTATACAAAGAAAAATAGGCCTTCTTTTCATAAGGCTCTCTCATCTGATAAGGCAACGGAACTATTTGATTACTTCACAGATAGATGTAGTGAATTAATCTGTGTTGAAACGGGCATGTTTGGGGAATTTATGAAAATTAATTTATCAAATAATGGTCCTGTCACCATTCTTTTAGAAAAAGAATTTAATTAG